The following coding sequences are from one Pyxidicoccus xibeiensis window:
- a CDS encoding HEAT repeat domain-containing protein, with amino-acid sequence MSPALLLVVLLATGQQGGTGTKDCWMSCQRHVQDSATRARACAACLPAGRVDAWVAAVGSMRPVPREPLVSARKDADWRVRWAAVRAEARARGVSERQQLAEWVVGTPSASASELTACLTAARAAAEAGQSSADFLKAAGPRGLEAAGRVWARRNAIREALELEVYAEELSVRGAALAHLSGFLGRRPARLVLEALESRPESTDTIPATALKVVAERKRTSVGRLLLEEAKPADEARINRLFAVYSRELEALQPELAAPVALQRRKAVQALRLYGPLARKELERALEDADRWVRMDAARWLAETDGLTLGAAAERRLETKDAAVARPWLEAMVREKGCAAFFLGVARDTQQPPALRGDALTYLAECDEGARERAVRLAPLLHDSQALVRAGAVRALGTLSSRRTEVAEATTRALEDPAPEVVAAALEVVAGQRQSTRGDEAAGLLGSEHPAVRAAAARALEHIGRPPHVKELAVCLREDPVAAVRVAAAQALGYIGGPHAAAALSDAATRDTDTHVQHVSRESLKRLGFGPGSRL; translated from the coding sequence AGGGCGGCACCGGGACGAAGGACTGTTGGATGTCCTGCCAGCGGCATGTGCAGGATTCCGCCACGCGTGCGCGGGCTTGTGCCGCGTGTCTGCCGGCCGGCCGGGTGGATGCCTGGGTGGCGGCCGTGGGCAGCATGCGGCCCGTCCCCCGCGAGCCGCTCGTCTCCGCCCGGAAGGACGCGGACTGGAGGGTGCGGTGGGCCGCGGTGCGGGCGGAGGCTCGCGCTCGCGGCGTCTCCGAGCGCCAGCAGCTGGCGGAGTGGGTGGTGGGGACGCCCTCGGCCTCGGCCTCGGAGCTGACCGCGTGTCTCACCGCCGCCCGAGCTGCCGCGGAGGCGGGCCAGTCCTCGGCGGACTTCCTCAAGGCGGCGGGCCCCCGGGGGCTGGAGGCCGCGGGCCGGGTGTGGGCGCGCCGCAACGCCATCCGCGAGGCGCTGGAGCTGGAGGTGTATGCGGAGGAGCTGTCCGTCCGGGGCGCGGCGCTCGCGCACCTGTCCGGCTTCCTGGGCCGGCGGCCGGCGCGGCTGGTGCTGGAGGCCCTCGAGTCCCGGCCGGAGAGCACGGACACCATCCCGGCCACCGCGCTGAAGGTCGTGGCCGAGCGCAAGCGGACCTCGGTGGGGCGCCTTTTGCTGGAGGAGGCGAAGCCGGCGGACGAGGCCCGCATCAACCGGCTCTTCGCCGTGTACTCGCGCGAGCTGGAGGCGCTGCAGCCGGAGCTGGCGGCGCCCGTCGCGCTCCAGCGCCGCAAGGCGGTGCAGGCCCTGCGGCTGTACGGGCCGCTGGCGCGCAAGGAGCTGGAGCGCGCGCTGGAGGACGCGGACCGGTGGGTGCGCATGGATGCCGCCCGGTGGCTGGCGGAGACGGACGGGCTGACGCTGGGCGCCGCCGCCGAGCGCCGGCTGGAGACGAAGGACGCCGCCGTGGCCCGGCCCTGGCTGGAGGCGATGGTGCGCGAGAAGGGCTGCGCGGCCTTCTTCCTGGGCGTGGCGCGGGACACCCAGCAGCCACCGGCCCTGCGCGGCGACGCGCTGACGTACCTGGCGGAGTGTGACGAGGGCGCCCGCGAGCGCGCCGTCCGGCTCGCGCCCTTGCTCCACGACTCGCAGGCGCTGGTGCGGGCCGGGGCCGTCCGCGCGCTGGGGACACTGTCCTCCCGGCGCACGGAGGTGGCGGAGGCCACCACGCGTGCGCTCGAGGACCCGGCGCCGGAGGTGGTGGCCGCGGCGCTGGAGGTGGTGGCCGGGCAGCGCCAGTCGACGCGCGGGGACGAGGCCGCGGGGTTGCTCGGCTCGGAGCACCCGGCGGTGCGTGCCGCCGCCGCCCGGGCGCTGGAGCACATCGGCCGCCCGCCGCACGTGAAGGAGCTGGCCGTGTGCCTGCGCGAGGACCCGGTGGCCGCCGTGCGCGTGGCCGCCGCGCAGGCGCTGGGCTACATCGGCGGGCCCCACGCCGCCGCCGCCCTGTCCGACGCGGCCACCCGCGACACGGACACCCACGTGCAGCACGTGTCGCGCGAGAGCCTGAAGCGGCTGGGCTTCGGGCCGGGCTCCAGGCTCTAG
- a CDS encoding GGDEF domain-containing protein produces the protein MSEEKTSVHSISDLLGSAQQQSAYLIVISAKSAAGIGRMFKLDRSEVVLGRSSEAQFQVEDDGISRKHAKVVALGDGRFQLVDLASTNGTYLNGLKVNAAPLYDGDKIQIGSNTVLKFSIQDALEEQYQRSIYESATRDGLTRVYNKKYFLETVRKEFSYCLRHRVPLSLVLFDVDHFKKINDAYGHPAGDYVLTRIAQRVADTVRTEDLLARYGGEEFALMLRESAEEQALACAERCRYAVDKADFVFGGTPIKVTISLGVATLLDSDFSQPEDLIAAADKYLYRAKRAGRNRVDAKAVSGL, from the coding sequence ATGTCCGAGGAGAAAACTTCCGTCCATTCCATTTCGGACCTGCTGGGCAGCGCCCAGCAGCAGAGCGCGTATCTGATCGTCATCAGCGCCAAGTCCGCGGCGGGCATCGGACGGATGTTCAAGCTGGACCGCTCGGAAGTCGTCCTGGGGCGCAGCTCCGAGGCGCAGTTCCAGGTGGAGGATGACGGCATCTCCCGCAAGCACGCCAAGGTGGTGGCGCTGGGGGACGGCCGCTTCCAGTTGGTGGACCTGGCCAGCACCAACGGGACGTACCTCAACGGCCTGAAGGTCAACGCCGCGCCGCTCTACGACGGCGACAAGATCCAGATCGGCTCCAACACCGTCCTCAAGTTCTCCATCCAGGACGCGCTGGAGGAGCAGTACCAGCGCAGCATCTACGAGTCCGCCACCCGCGACGGCCTCACCCGCGTCTACAACAAGAAGTACTTCCTGGAGACGGTGCGCAAGGAGTTCAGCTACTGCCTGCGCCACCGGGTGCCGCTGTCGCTCGTGCTGTTCGACGTGGACCACTTCAAGAAGATCAACGACGCGTACGGGCACCCGGCGGGCGACTACGTGCTCACGCGCATCGCCCAGCGCGTGGCGGACACGGTGCGCACCGAGGACCTGCTCGCCCGCTACGGCGGCGAGGAGTTCGCGCTGATGCTGCGCGAGTCCGCCGAGGAGCAGGCGCTGGCATGCGCCGAGCGCTGCCGGTACGCGGTGGACAAGGCCGACTTCGTCTTCGGCGGCACGCCCATCAAGGTCACCATCAGCCTGGGCGTGGCCACGCTGCTGGACTCGGACTTCTCCCAGCCCGAGGACCTCATCGCCGCGGCGGACAAGTACCTGTACCGGGCCAAGCGCGCGGGCCGCAACCGCGTGGACGCCAAGGCCGTCAGCGGCCTCTGA
- a CDS encoding asparaginase has protein sequence MPRVLLLHTGGTLGMAGGRPSALRPSAFFKTLKSRVPELFQLADIELELFSNLDSSEMQPELWSRMATHLHHRLPHFDGAVVTHGTDTLAYTASALSFMLRNPPCPVVLTGSQRPLGEIRSDARLNLIDAVLSALQGPREVTICFDSHLYRGNRTRKVKVAEYDAFESPNCPVLGTLGVDATFEPGLKPRGAFRLFEKLDPRVFLLKVFPGLDPALPLQLLPHVHGLVLEAYGAGNFPIDPELGRSLKPLFLQARERGVPIVVVSQAYRNGVDLSLYESGAEALAVGAMGGADLTPSAALVKLMQGLAYHPRSPEALARFIQTPVAGELTVGRPTVPPARPGRRRPTRRVRAE, from the coding sequence ATGCCCAGAGTCCTGCTGCTGCACACCGGGGGCACGCTCGGGATGGCCGGCGGTCGCCCGTCCGCCCTGCGCCCCTCGGCCTTCTTCAAGACGCTCAAGTCCCGGGTGCCGGAGCTCTTCCAGCTCGCCGACATCGAGCTGGAGCTGTTCAGCAACCTCGACTCCTCGGAGATGCAGCCGGAGCTGTGGAGCCGGATGGCCACCCACCTCCACCACCGCCTCCCCCACTTCGACGGGGCCGTGGTGACCCATGGGACGGACACGCTCGCCTACACGGCCAGCGCCCTCTCCTTCATGTTGCGCAACCCGCCCTGCCCGGTGGTGCTGACGGGCTCGCAGCGGCCGCTGGGCGAAATCCGCTCGGACGCGCGGCTCAACCTCATCGACGCGGTGCTGTCCGCGCTCCAGGGTCCGCGCGAGGTCACCATCTGCTTCGACTCGCACCTGTACCGGGGCAACCGCACCCGCAAGGTGAAGGTGGCGGAGTACGACGCCTTCGAGAGCCCCAACTGCCCCGTGCTGGGCACGCTGGGCGTGGATGCCACCTTCGAGCCGGGCCTCAAGCCGCGCGGCGCCTTCCGCCTCTTCGAGAAGCTGGACCCGCGCGTCTTCCTCTTGAAGGTGTTCCCCGGGCTGGACCCCGCCCTGCCGCTGCAGCTGCTGCCCCACGTCCACGGCCTGGTGCTGGAGGCCTACGGGGCGGGCAACTTCCCCATCGACCCCGAGCTGGGGCGCTCCCTCAAGCCCCTCTTCCTCCAGGCCCGGGAGCGGGGGGTCCCCATCGTCGTGGTGAGCCAGGCGTACCGCAACGGCGTGGACCTGAGCCTCTATGAATCCGGAGCGGAGGCGCTGGCCGTAGGGGCCATGGGCGGCGCGGACCTGACCCCCTCCGCCGCCCTGGTGAAGCTGATGCAGGGGCTGGCGTACCACCCCCGCTCTCCGGAGGCCCTGGCCCGGTTCATCCAGACCCCGGTGGCAGGCGAGCTGACCGTCGGACGGCCGACAGTCCCCCCTGCCCGCCCCGGACGCCGCCGGCCCACGCGCCGGGTACGGGCGGAGTGA
- a CDS encoding DsbA family protein, which produces MLLSCWKRVFPLLAAAAVLTGPGCKSPEGATPAGSQAAGSQAPASPAPKPSAPPAASPPPAAPAAAPADPTAAISGIPGMDFSSLPPTAKRELATVMTDEFCYCGCPHTLGACLKQHTGCRHARRMARLAARMVSDGSPATEVIVSLSQYYAAFRDTRAQFKVDERMCMGSASAPVTVVEFSDFECPFCARARPVLEAFAKKNAQQVRFCYLPFPLSNHVNAVPAATAALWARDQGKFWEMHDGLFEQQENLKPEALPALATKLGLDGSKLAAALKSDAYKQELEGFRNQGRAAGLSGTPSVFFNGRPVDLGFIQEEMLTHSLEDELEWRTNNNAWGAD; this is translated from the coding sequence GTGCTCCTTTCCTGCTGGAAGCGTGTCTTTCCCCTGCTGGCGGCCGCCGCCGTCCTGACGGGTCCGGGCTGCAAGAGCCCCGAGGGTGCCACTCCCGCCGGCTCCCAGGCCGCCGGCTCCCAGGCTCCCGCCTCGCCAGCCCCGAAGCCCTCGGCGCCGCCCGCCGCCTCGCCTCCGCCGGCCGCGCCCGCCGCGGCGCCCGCGGACCCGACGGCCGCCATCAGCGGGATTCCGGGCATGGACTTCTCGTCGCTGCCGCCCACGGCGAAGCGCGAGCTGGCCACCGTGATGACGGACGAGTTCTGCTACTGCGGCTGCCCCCACACGCTGGGCGCCTGCCTGAAGCAGCACACCGGCTGCCGCCACGCCAGGCGGATGGCCCGGCTGGCCGCGCGCATGGTGTCCGACGGCAGCCCCGCCACCGAGGTCATCGTCTCGCTGTCCCAGTACTACGCCGCCTTCCGGGACACGCGCGCGCAGTTCAAGGTGGACGAGCGGATGTGCATGGGCTCCGCGAGCGCCCCGGTGACGGTGGTGGAGTTCTCCGACTTCGAGTGCCCCTTCTGCGCCCGGGCCCGCCCGGTGCTGGAGGCCTTCGCGAAGAAGAACGCGCAGCAGGTGCGCTTCTGCTACCTGCCCTTCCCGCTGTCCAACCACGTCAACGCGGTGCCCGCCGCGACGGCGGCGCTGTGGGCCCGGGACCAGGGGAAGTTCTGGGAGATGCACGACGGCCTCTTCGAGCAGCAGGAGAACCTCAAGCCGGAGGCGCTGCCCGCGCTGGCCACGAAGCTGGGGCTGGACGGCAGCAAGCTGGCGGCGGCGCTCAAGTCGGACGCCTACAAGCAGGAGCTGGAGGGCTTCCGCAACCAGGGCCGCGCCGCCGGACTCAGCGGCACGCCCTCCGTGTTCTTCAACGGGCGCCCGGTCGACCTCGGCTTCATCCAGGAAGAGATGCTCACGCACAGCCTGGAGGACGAGCTGGAGTGGCGCACCAACAACAACGCCTGGGGCGCTGACTGA
- a CDS encoding DUF4388 domain-containing protein → MTPRFRIDGTAQLVPEDRQAPSPLAGRTGTYALMPTAPDLLVFSRTPAAGGSIPVPRVVLSGDAGGFPLSDLIAFLSQSRWSGVIRVSSPGGERSVTFREGEVRGASSDDPADRLGEVLVRLGYVERPQVETVLREHPPSKVGRALVEKGLLQAHDLFKCVTHQVSEIFHAIVLCREGSFFLVDQPVDEKTGHIIQLSTQSLLMDSIRKIDEMAHFRKRIPHGRLYVTRKRPSDGKLEEDEDRVLALLDGRRTILELGHAARLSEFDITKVVFRLLEGGFASVTDKPLMVPGSATAPTPLPQEKAPVVAAAAPVAPKPPARAVPVVDPRPVARVFNFIFREIRDEVAKQRMDREFIAAANAALTGQALSSSPVLEGLAFAADGSLPEPKLIEGFERHRAQLGSEPLASFKQALSDVMFFLLFQAGELLESRADEDLARRVKELLATLEAP, encoded by the coding sequence ATGACACCACGCTTCCGCATCGACGGGACGGCGCAGCTCGTCCCCGAGGACCGACAGGCCCCCTCGCCGCTGGCGGGGCGGACGGGGACGTACGCGCTGATGCCGACGGCGCCCGACCTGCTGGTCTTCTCGCGCACCCCGGCGGCGGGGGGCTCCATCCCGGTGCCGCGCGTGGTGCTGTCCGGGGACGCCGGCGGCTTCCCGCTGTCGGACCTCATCGCCTTCCTCAGCCAGTCCCGGTGGAGCGGCGTCATCCGCGTCAGCTCGCCCGGCGGCGAGCGCTCCGTCACCTTCCGCGAGGGCGAGGTGCGTGGCGCCTCGTCCGATGACCCGGCGGACCGGCTGGGCGAGGTGCTGGTGCGCCTGGGCTACGTGGAGCGCCCCCAGGTGGAGACGGTGCTGCGCGAGCACCCGCCGTCCAAGGTGGGCCGCGCGCTGGTGGAGAAGGGGCTCCTGCAGGCGCACGACCTCTTCAAGTGCGTCACCCACCAGGTGAGCGAGATCTTCCACGCCATCGTCCTGTGCCGCGAGGGCAGCTTCTTCCTCGTGGACCAGCCGGTGGACGAGAAGACGGGCCACATCATCCAGCTGTCCACGCAGAGCCTGCTGATGGACAGCATCCGGAAGATCGACGAGATGGCGCACTTCCGGAAGCGCATCCCCCACGGCCGCCTGTACGTGACGCGCAAGCGCCCGTCGGACGGCAAGCTGGAGGAGGACGAGGACCGGGTGCTGGCCCTGCTCGACGGCCGGCGCACCATCCTGGAGCTGGGCCACGCGGCCCGGCTGTCCGAGTTCGACATCACGAAGGTCGTCTTCCGGCTGTTGGAGGGCGGCTTCGCGTCGGTGACGGACAAGCCGCTGATGGTGCCCGGGAGCGCCACCGCGCCCACGCCGCTGCCTCAGGAGAAGGCCCCGGTGGTCGCCGCGGCAGCCCCCGTGGCGCCCAAGCCGCCCGCGCGCGCCGTCCCCGTGGTGGACCCGCGCCCGGTGGCGCGCGTCTTCAACTTCATCTTCCGGGAGATTCGCGACGAGGTGGCCAAGCAGCGCATGGACCGCGAGTTCATTGCCGCGGCCAACGCCGCGCTGACGGGCCAGGCCCTGTCGTCCTCGCCGGTGCTGGAGGGGCTGGCCTTCGCGGCCGACGGCAGCCTGCCGGAGCCCAAGCTCATCGAGGGCTTCGAGCGGCACCGTGCGCAGCTGGGCAGCGAGCCGCTGGCGTCCTTCAAGCAGGCCCTCAGCGACGTGATGTTCTTCCTGCTCTTCCAGGCCGGTGAGCTGCTGGAGTCGCGCGCGGACGAGGACCTGGCCCGGCGCGTGAAGGAACTGCTGGCCACGCTCGAGGCGCCGTGA
- the truD gene encoding tRNA pseudouridine(13) synthase TruD: MTDTELPRLTADVPGCGGAFKLVPDDFEVEEVPAYLPSGEGEHLYLWLEKRGRDTREVVRALAAALGVSEDDIGVAGMKDRQAVTRQLLSVPARAEPKVADFALDGVRVLWTKRHGNKLRTGHLRGNRFRLRLRDVRDVGAARETFSRLVERGLPNYFGEQRFGRAGDNADLGRLLVLGQRLPKRPDRFQRKLYLSAFQSRLFNRALVERLRAGTLATALRGDVLRKEETGGLFVCEAPEVDGPRVAAFEVSPAGPLFGPKMPASAAEVAEAEARLLVAEGVTLEDFKRGGGETEGGRRAYRVRLGSPELTPEPGEVGTDVWLSFELPRGSYATEVLHELLKDG, translated from the coding sequence GTGACGGACACCGAGTTGCCGCGGCTGACCGCGGACGTTCCTGGGTGCGGCGGCGCCTTCAAGCTGGTGCCCGACGACTTCGAGGTGGAGGAGGTCCCCGCGTACCTGCCTTCCGGCGAGGGAGAGCACCTCTACCTCTGGCTGGAGAAGCGCGGCCGGGACACCCGCGAGGTGGTGCGGGCGCTGGCCGCGGCGCTGGGCGTGTCCGAGGACGACATCGGCGTGGCGGGGATGAAGGACCGGCAGGCCGTCACCCGGCAGCTGCTCTCCGTGCCCGCGCGCGCCGAGCCGAAGGTGGCCGACTTCGCGCTGGACGGGGTGCGCGTCCTGTGGACGAAGCGGCACGGCAACAAGCTCCGCACCGGGCACCTGCGCGGAAACCGCTTCCGCCTGCGCCTGCGGGACGTGCGCGACGTGGGCGCCGCGCGGGAGACGTTCTCCCGGCTGGTGGAGCGGGGCCTGCCCAACTACTTCGGGGAGCAGCGCTTCGGCCGCGCGGGTGACAACGCGGACCTGGGCCGGCTGCTCGTGCTGGGGCAGCGGCTGCCGAAGCGGCCGGACCGCTTCCAGCGCAAGCTGTACCTGTCCGCCTTCCAGTCCCGCCTGTTCAACCGGGCGCTGGTGGAGCGGCTGCGCGCGGGCACGCTGGCCACCGCGCTGCGCGGGGACGTGCTGCGCAAGGAGGAGACGGGCGGCCTCTTCGTCTGCGAGGCGCCCGAGGTGGACGGCCCGCGCGTGGCCGCCTTCGAGGTGAGCCCGGCGGGGCCGCTGTTCGGCCCGAAGATGCCGGCCTCCGCCGCGGAGGTGGCCGAGGCCGAGGCGCGACTGCTGGTGGCCGAGGGCGTCACCCTGGAGGACTTCAAGCGCGGCGGCGGGGAGACGGAAGGGGGCCGCAGGGCCTACCGCGTCCGCCTGGGCTCGCCGGAGCTGACGCCCGAGCCGGGCGAGGTGGGCACGGACGTGTGGCTCTCCTTCGAGCTGCCCCGGGGCTCCTACGCGACGGAAGTCCTCCACGAGCTGCTGAAGGACGGCTGA
- a CDS encoding OmpA family protein: MKRPSHVALLPLLLSLACVSGSKIRADTEVLAADVERARRSGALRCAPVELATAEAHLDFAKGELSQGNSGRAANHVRTADTAVDRALELSKNCGPRQVLVRERPEAQQPRQPQQPQQPQPPQVVVRIEETDNDGDGALDKDDPCPDQAEDKDGFQDEDGCPEPDNDSDGVLDGNDKCPLNPGVQDNQGCPQEAPKDRDGDGIFDGQDKCGDQAEDKDGFQDEDGCPELDNDTDGIVDSADKCPTESGPLQNLGCPIVDKDSDGLNDPQDKCPDEPEDKDGFQDEDGCPDLDNDADGMPDGQDKCPLEAGPAENGGCADKDQDGDGVVDRLDACPDQPGVKEERGCAKQYKMVVIKKDRIEIKKQITFGAGSAKVVGKQSFAILDDVAQALRDAPWIKKIRIEGHTDSLGKDAANLRLSQKRADAVMAQLLRRGIDPGRMQAVGFGETKPIGPNNTKAGRAQNRRTEFNVVEQ, encoded by the coding sequence ATGAAGCGTCCCTCCCATGTCGCGCTGCTCCCCCTGCTCCTCTCCCTCGCCTGTGTCAGCGGCAGCAAGATTCGCGCGGACACGGAGGTGCTCGCCGCGGACGTGGAGCGCGCCCGCCGCAGCGGCGCCCTCCGCTGTGCCCCCGTGGAGCTGGCCACCGCCGAGGCCCACCTCGACTTCGCCAAGGGCGAGCTGAGCCAGGGCAACAGCGGCCGCGCCGCCAACCACGTGCGCACCGCGGACACCGCGGTGGACCGCGCGCTGGAGCTGTCCAAGAACTGCGGACCGCGCCAGGTGCTCGTCCGCGAGCGGCCCGAGGCCCAGCAGCCCCGGCAACCGCAACAGCCCCAGCAGCCGCAGCCGCCCCAGGTCGTGGTCCGCATCGAGGAGACGGACAACGACGGGGACGGCGCCCTGGACAAGGACGACCCCTGCCCCGACCAGGCCGAGGACAAGGACGGCTTCCAGGACGAGGATGGCTGCCCCGAGCCCGACAACGACAGCGACGGCGTGCTGGACGGCAACGACAAGTGCCCGCTCAACCCCGGCGTGCAGGACAACCAGGGCTGCCCGCAGGAGGCGCCGAAGGACCGCGACGGCGACGGCATCTTCGACGGCCAGGACAAGTGCGGCGACCAGGCCGAGGACAAGGACGGCTTCCAGGACGAGGACGGCTGCCCCGAGCTGGACAACGACACCGACGGCATCGTCGACAGCGCGGACAAGTGCCCCACCGAGTCGGGCCCGCTGCAGAACCTGGGCTGCCCCATCGTCGACAAGGACTCCGACGGGCTGAACGACCCGCAGGACAAGTGCCCGGACGAGCCCGAGGACAAGGACGGCTTCCAGGACGAGGACGGCTGCCCGGACCTGGACAACGACGCCGACGGCATGCCGGACGGTCAGGACAAGTGCCCGCTGGAGGCCGGCCCCGCGGAGAACGGGGGCTGCGCGGACAAGGACCAGGACGGTGACGGCGTCGTCGACCGGCTGGATGCGTGCCCGGACCAGCCCGGTGTGAAGGAGGAGCGCGGCTGCGCCAAGCAGTACAAGATGGTCGTCATCAAGAAGGACCGCATCGAGATCAAGAAGCAGATCACGTTCGGTGCCGGCTCGGCGAAGGTCGTCGGCAAGCAGAGCTTCGCCATCCTCGATGACGTGGCCCAGGCCCTGCGGGATGCCCCGTGGATCAAGAAGATCCGCATCGAGGGGCACACCGACTCGCTGGGCAAGGACGCGGCCAACCTGCGGCTGTCGCAGAAGCGGGCGGACGCCGTCATGGCGCAGCTCCTCCGTCGTGGCATCGACCCGGGCCGCATGCAGGCGGTGGGCTTCGGCGAGACGAAGCCCATCGGCCCCAACAACACCAAGGCCGGCCGCGCGCAGAACCGGCGCACGGAGTTCAACGTCGTCGAGCAGTGA
- a CDS encoding DUF4398 domain-containing protein, with protein MKKLMVLVAVSGALAACGPVKSTANILDAEVQIQAARTAGADKLAPFEWTAANLYLAKAREEVGYSDYQAGVDFAVKASRFANEAREKAMSVAGSTPESGVRALSPDTESGNRPNP; from the coding sequence ATGAAGAAGCTGATGGTGCTGGTGGCGGTGTCGGGGGCGCTTGCCGCATGCGGCCCCGTGAAGTCCACCGCGAACATCCTCGACGCCGAGGTGCAGATCCAGGCCGCCCGCACGGCCGGGGCCGACAAGCTCGCCCCGTTCGAGTGGACCGCCGCCAATCTGTATCTGGCCAAGGCACGCGAGGAGGTGGGCTATTCGGACTATCAGGCGGGCGTGGACTTCGCCGTGAAGGCGTCCCGCTTCGCCAACGAGGCCCGCGAGAAGGCCATGTCGGTTGCAGGCAGTACCCCCGAGTCTGGTGTCCGGGCTCTGAGCCCGGACACCGAGTCCGGCAACCGGCCGAACCCGTGA
- a CDS encoding HEAT repeat domain-containing protein, whose amino-acid sequence MRPPVRPALLLALLLPLLALSASSSAQKRGERRNQASQVVDGVVAGGAVPAAISRLRYLREEAHAADAISLALRKAVDERVRRNLVAVLAALETRNAEGTLTRLASDDDSAVRMYAAQGLARLKSRNTQVLLPLLTDKSSGVRKEAARALGASRNPKMGGTLVKAAKAEKELEVRAVMLAAVGDAGDAKQAPALKEFLASDSESTRFAAARGLCRLGSQDGFAFAGKLLGSEDRFVRRQGLELYEGVAAKKAAPALKPLLEDKDRALAAGAARILYQGGEAAMLDWLVLASWNAKADEKLTYEKELETLQLQDDRRKAILRKAGVAP is encoded by the coding sequence GTGCGCCCGCCCGTCCGCCCAGCCCTCCTCCTCGCGCTGCTGCTCCCGCTGCTCGCCCTGTCCGCGTCCTCCTCCGCCCAGAAGCGGGGCGAGCGGCGCAACCAGGCCTCGCAGGTCGTGGACGGCGTCGTCGCCGGGGGCGCGGTGCCCGCGGCCATCTCCCGCCTGCGCTACCTGCGCGAGGAGGCCCACGCCGCGGATGCCATCTCCCTCGCGCTGCGCAAGGCGGTGGACGAGCGGGTGCGCCGCAACCTCGTCGCGGTGCTGGCCGCGCTGGAGACGCGCAACGCCGAGGGCACCCTGACGCGCCTGGCGTCCGACGACGACAGCGCGGTGCGCATGTACGCCGCGCAGGGCCTGGCCCGGCTGAAGAGCCGCAACACCCAGGTGCTGCTGCCCCTGCTGACGGACAAGAGCAGCGGGGTGCGCAAGGAGGCGGCGCGGGCCCTGGGCGCGTCCCGCAACCCGAAGATGGGCGGGACGCTGGTGAAGGCGGCGAAGGCGGAGAAGGAACTGGAGGTGCGCGCCGTCATGCTGGCCGCGGTGGGCGACGCCGGGGACGCGAAGCAGGCACCCGCCCTCAAGGAGTTCCTCGCGAGCGACTCGGAGAGCACCCGCTTCGCGGCGGCGCGGGGGCTGTGCCGGCTGGGCTCGCAGGACGGCTTCGCCTTCGCCGGCAAGCTGCTGGGCTCCGAGGACCGCTTCGTGCGCCGGCAGGGGCTGGAGCTGTACGAGGGCGTCGCCGCCAAGAAGGCCGCCCCCGCGCTCAAGCCGCTGCTGGAGGACAAGGACCGCGCCCTGGCCGCCGGGGCCGCGCGCATCCTCTACCAGGGCGGAGAGGCGGCCATGCTGGACTGGCTCGTGCTGGCCTCGTGGAACGCGAAGGCGGACGAGAAGCTCACGTACGAGAAGGAGCTGGAGACGCTCCAGCTGCAGGATGACCGGCGCAAGGCCATCCTCCGCAAGGCGGGTGTCGCCCCATGA